Proteins from one Archocentrus centrarchus isolate MPI-CPG fArcCen1 chromosome 8, fArcCen1, whole genome shotgun sequence genomic window:
- the LOC115784319 gene encoding uncharacterized protein LOC115784319 isoform X2, which yields METRGPRPSPQILLSDDDGGLWMKMDSDHVSSHTESPSAASGEKSQDESTVISAAPTSMVRYYSVMDDEGADDVFIPQPPPPPPSCTATLLPAEESTGATASNSGVTPSVDATEAEVNPRGLDLSHSEEQLMAARNKVDEEVTASAAQMSMDNILASDERDSPPPTYQDQKPMDVTGCLMETGHDATGRPYRNMATENEQPEDIVILSEGKENCWETNTEKDSYPKQLHANHKESSEYETHSDKEGNETKHKDVCGFDETDSKLLRENLDIESVETNASIDDDFELCKCNQNRTNIATHQPQVADFQADVAKENEAYDGHASLDCNLVKYDWVRRESGSTEMQVPPLPSSKGSEERVTMGEQEDGSRRIATDIQQGEKLLHRLQLVQLRHDVQMSENPHTQEQAVTRDEERGMFGTEIGNLTGEEEREESRFETLKKEDAKVSLMEKENNEDEDIQTKARTSSSTIPGEPEHQRIARLEPGDSDDNQSDSWVPPDLFPLNSHETSSTEIPFLSTGHRFSAAETSMERQLHEAAQWKQKLQRAGGVFNLAENPDVLEIPFKTHVSLESLPTKVGVSQCNEWQFSEQKMHKEISQDIQRELVLVNQGKIPGGYSKGELRQLKETKLLFEAFQQDNPEGPTRHHKSPTTLRKGHIYPSVLERTRSLEMFSLKTCPVSRAHSLRLYQPATAEKEKSPDSFRSKSPTGGSRDKTRLAPYPKQDKHVRLCRSMDSISNDVSTLAVDTKGKAKEANTNKESSILKQNPFFKLRPALALQPDVEKDIREAKEREEELRRQRRTLYGEKRQNSEDEEKSRSTQTLMQDIRKQSRGKLERVWPPPKKDQMKLEQTEEPKVHRAGGQKASLWQRWESGLINGKPSKEKK from the exons ATGGAAACAAGAGGCCCTAGACCCAGCCCTCAAATTCTGCTCTCCGACGATGATGGTGGTCTGTGGATGAAGATGGATTCTGACCACGTGAGCAGCCACACTGAGAGTCCGTCAGCAGCCTCTGGTGAAAAGTCGCAAGACGAGAGCACAGTTATCTCTGCTGCTCCCACCTCTATGGTGAGGTACTACAGTGTGATGGATGATGAAGGTGCAGATGATGTCTTCATCCctcaacctcctcctcctcctccatcctgcACAGCTACGTTGCTGCCGGCAGAGGAGAGCACAGGTGCAACAGCGAGTAATTCTGGTGTGACCCCTTCAGTTGACGCAACTGAGGCTGAAGTTAATCCAAGAGGCTTAGACTTGTCTCATAGTGAGGAGCAGTTAATGGCAGCACGGAACAAGGTGGATGAAGAGGTGACTGCAAGTGCAGCGCAGATGTCTATGGACAACATATTAGCATCCGACGAACGAGACTCCCCTCCCCCAACTTATCAAGATCAAAAACCCATGGATGTCACCGGTTGTCTGATGGAAACGGGCCATGATGCCACTGGAAGACCTTATCGGAATATGGCAACAGAGAATGAGCAACCTGAGGATATTGTAATTCTGagtgaaggaaaagaaaactgcTGGGAAAccaacacagagaaagacagtTACCCAAAACAATTACATGCAAACCACAAAGAAAGCTCTGAATATGAGACGCATTCAGACAAAGAAGGAAacgaaacaaaacacaaggacgTTTGTGGTTTTGATGAAACAGACTCAAAACTGTTAAGAGAAAATCTGGATATTGAGAGTGTGGAGACAAATGCCTCAATTGATGATGATTTTGAGCTCTGCAAATGCAACCAAAACAGGACCAATATAGCAACCCATCAGCCGCAAGTTGCCGACTTCCAAGCAGATGTGGCCAAAGAAAATGAAGCATATGATGGCCATGCATCTTTGGACTGTAACCTCGTGAAGTATGACTGGGTGAGGAGAGAAAGTGGCAGCACAGAAATGCAAGTGCCCCCACTTCCCAGCTCCAAAGGTTCTGAAGAAAGGGTGACAATGggagagcaggaagatggaAGCAGGAGAATAGCTACTGATATCCAACAAGGTGAGAAACTGCTTCATCGACTGCAGCTGGTGCAACTACGGCATGATGTGCAAATGTCAGAGAACCCTCATACCCAAGAGCAGGCTGTCACGAGGGATGAAGAAAGGGGTATGTTTGGGACTGAAATAGGGAATCTCACTGGTGAAGAAGAGCGGGAAGAAAGTAGATTTGAAACTCTTAAGAAAGAGGACGCAAAGGTGAGCCTgatggaaaaggaaaacaatgaGGATGAAGACATTCAAACAAAGGCAAGGACATCTTCATCCACAATTCCAGGAGAGCCAGAACATCAGAGGATTGCCAGACTGGAGCCAGGTGACTCCGATGATAATCAGAGTGACAGCTGGGTGCCTCCAGATTTGTTTCCCCTTAACTCTCATGAAACTTCTTCTACTGAAATTCCATTTCTGTCCACTGGACACCGCTTCTCAGCTGCTGAAACTTCCATGGAGAGGCAGCTCCATGAGGCAGCCCAGTGGAAGCAGAAGTTGCAGAGAGCTGGGGGTGTTTTCAATCTTGCAGAGAATCCAGATGTGCTGGAGATTCCCTTCAAGACACATGTCTCTCTTGAGTCACTTCCTACCAAGGTGGGTGTCAGTCAGTGCaatgagtggcagttctctgagcAGAAGATGCATAAAGAGATAAGTCAGGACATTCAGAGAGAACTGGTGCTGGTCAACCAGGGTAAAATCCCAGGGGGGTACAGCAAAGGAGAGCTCCGCCAATTAAAAGAGACAAAACTGCTGTTTGAGGCTTTCCAACAGGACAACCCAGAGGGTCCAACAAGGCACCATAAGTCCCCTACCACTCTGAGGAAAGGTCACATTTACCCTTCAGTGCTGGAGCGCACACGTAGCCTTGAGATGTTTTCCCTCAAAACCTGCCCTGTTTCCAGAGCACATTCCCTCAGGCTGTACCAGCCTGCAACTgctgagaaggaaaaaagtccTGACAGCTTCAGATCAAAGAGCCCAACTGGGGGTTCACGAGACAAAACACGCTTAGCCCCTTAcccaaaacaagacaaacacgTTCGCCTGTGCAGAAGCATGGACTCTATAAGCAATGATGTCTCCACATTAGCTGTGGACACCAAGGGTAAAGCAAAGGAGGCGAACACAAACAAAGAGTCCTCGATCCTCAAACAAAACCCCTTCTTCAAGCTGCGTCCAGCCCTGGCTCTGCAGCCAGATGTAGAGAAGGACATCCGAGAGgccaaagaaagagaagaggagcTGCGCAGACAGAGACGCACTCTGTATGGAGAGAAGAGACAGaacagtgaagatgaagaaaagtcaagaagcacacaaacactcatGCAAG ATATCAGGAAACAGTCTCGGGGGAAACTGGAACGGGTCTGGCCACCTCCTAAAAAGGATCAGATGAAATTGGAGCAGACAGAG GAGCCAAAAGTTCACAGAGCAGGAGGTCAGAAGGCTTCTCTCTGGCAACGCTGGGAGTCGGGCCTGATCAACGGGAAGCCGTCAAAGGAAAAGAAGTGA
- the nfil3-6 gene encoding nuclear factor, interleukin 3 regulated, member 6 yields the protein MFEEESQEMRGQQDVAVLRAMESPPAEDAAGAGPLSFTDEAVSILTSSSLLARSLLGRTSAVKRKESPSSSIRRKREFIPHEKKDDSYWDKRRKNNEAAKRSREKRRVNDMVLESRVLALLEENARLRAELLALKFRFGLVKDPSNAPILPLTTAPHQTAQPLTPQYYLQRGDGGLQSSSAPHPNNQTGQLSSRSSRDAGNMSEDSGFSTPSGSSVGSPIFFEDRLSDHGKLSPHLGEELGYDLHHSPTDVHHTAGLTGGKMDHPEAMKNLPHKLRFKIPGSSDGIEAAGDSSSTRRSPTFSAAGRDALREKGLSGGEAGAGPCAGSWMQHIEGEEGRRGRQSPQYSASTAGYSLQPPPTQGQPEVQYQHENTYLKCQLNSLSEEVAQLKKLFTEQLMAKTN from the coding sequence ATGTTTGAGGAGGAGTCCCAGGAGATGAGGGGCCAGCAGGACGTGGCTGTGCTCCGTGCCATGGAGTCACCTCCAGCAGAAGACGCCGCTGGAGCAGGGCCTTTGTCCTTCACTGATGAAGCTGTGTCCATCCTGACTTCCAGTAGCCTGTTGGCCCGTTCGCTGCTGGGTCGCACCTCAGCCGTCAAACGGAAAGAAAGTCCTTCCTCCAGCATCCGGCGCAAGCGCGAGTTCATACCTCATGAAAAAAAGGACGACAGCTACTGggacaagaggaggaagaacaacGAGGCGGCTAAGCGTTCGCGAGAGAAGCGGCGTGTGAACGACATGGTCCTGGAGAGTCGTGtgctggctctgctggaggaaaACGCACGTCTCCGGGCAGAGTTGCTGGCTCTGAAGTTCCGCTTTGGCCTGGTTAAAGACCCCTCCAATGCCCCAATATTGCCCCTCACTACAGCTCCTCATCAGACTGCTCAGCCCTTGACTCCTCAGTATTATCTCCAAAGAGGGGATGGAGGCCTCCAAAGCTCCTCAGCACCACATCCCAACAACCAAACAGGCCAGCTGAGCAGCAGGAGCTCCAGGGATGCTGGGAACATGTCGGAAGACTCGGGGTTCTCAACTCCCAGTGGGTCCAGCGTGGGCAGCCCAATTTTCTTTGAAGACCGGCTAAGCGACCATGGGAAATTATCCCCACACCTGGGGGAGGAGTTGGGGTATGACCTCCATCATTCACCTACCGATGTCCACCACACTGCAGGGCTCACCGGAGGGAAGATGGATCACCCAGAAGCAATGAAAAACCTTCCTCACAAACTACGTTTCAAGATCCCCGGAAGCAGCGACGGAATTGAAGCTGCGGGAGATAGCAGCAGCACCAGACGCAGCCCCACGTTCTCTGCTGCAGGACGAGACGCTCTGAGAGAGAAAGGACTGAGCGGAGGTGAGGCAGGAGCAGGGCCCTGTGCTGGCTCCTGGATGCAGCATATCGAGGGGGAGGAGGGCAGGAGGGGGAGACAGTCCCCTCAATACAGCGCATCGACTGCTGGCTACAGTCTCCAGCCTCCTCCCACTCAAGGACAACCTGAGGTCCAGTATCAGCACGAGAACACTTACCTGAAGTGTCAGCTAAACTCTCTGAGCGAGGAGGTGGCTCAGCTGAAGAAGCTTTTCACAGAGCAGCTCATGGCCAAAACCAACTGA
- the LOC115784369 gene encoding uncharacterized protein LOC115784369 isoform X1 — MAQRMFPESGQEGRSVLGMLAVQVERDPKTGATIVRSVAPVSTPAGAPKATAIFDDGRKSIHAISGSVGQPSSEELGQILSVIDGVGMKALLDDVTVTPTKIERDAIVASKGSEKNDLALNTHPSTAKEDSRPLGSSRSDDSKAELSRVRCAVSVGNADDKNMMALRYTTEKVDTVKEQMLEESPVTLVFLGYADATTDLSPSQEDQEGAITVERVIITEDGEEHVLGPEMPAPLYSPLDQVAEQDTRKEFQEEAVQEIPSGGNGAGVKVQAEEGDKELHNESPPSIAEGEGRSKHKICQCCSVM, encoded by the exons ATGGCACAAAGGATGTTTCCTGAAAGTGGGCAGGAGGGCCGATCAG TCCTGGGAATGCTGGCAGTGCAGGTAGAGAGGGACCCCAAGACAGGTGCCACCATTGTCAGGTCAGTGGCCCCTGTGTCCACACCAGCTGGTGCTCCAAAGGCTACCGCCATCTTTGACGACGGCAGGAAGAGCATCCACGCCATCAGCGGGTCAGTAGGTCAACCCTCGTCTGAAGAGCTCGGGCAGATCTTGAGTGTCATCGATGGGGTCGGGATGAAAGCGCTGCTGGATGATGTCACAGTCACACCAACCAAGATAGAGAGAGATGCTATCGTTGCTAGCAAAGGCTCAGAGAAAAACGACCTGGCTCTTAACACCCATCCCAGCACGGCGAAGGAAGACAGCAGGCCACTGGGCAGCTCTAGAAGCGATGACTCAAAGGCTGAGCTGAGCAGAGTGAGGTGTGCTGTAAGTGTGGGAAATGCAGATGATAAAAACATGATGGCGCTGAGATACACTACAGAAAAAGTAGATACTGTGAAGGAGCAGATGTTGGAGGAAAGTCCTGTAACACTCGTGTTCTTGGGATACGCTGATGCTACAACTGATCTGAGCCCCAGCCAAGAGGACCAGGAAGGCGCGATCACTGTGGAACGAGTGATTATCACGGAGGACGGAGAAGAGCATGTCTTAGGCCCTGAAATGCCTGCTCCACTTTATTCACCATTAGACCAGGTAGCAGAGCAAGACACCAGGAAAGAGTTCCAAGAGGAAGCGGTTCAGGAAATTCCCTCGGGTGGAAATGGAGCAGGAGTCAAAGTCCAGGCAGAGGAAGGTGATAAAGAGTTGCATAATGAATCTCCACCCAGCATAGCAGAGGGAGAAGGCCGTTCCAAGCACAAGATCTGCCAGTGCTGCTCTGTCATGTAA
- the LOC115784319 gene encoding uncharacterized protein LOC115784319 isoform X1, producing METRGPRPSPQILLSDDDGGLWMKMDSDHVSSHTESPSAASGEKSQDESTVISAAPTSMVRYYSVMDDEGADDVFIPQPPPPPPSCTATLLPAEESTGATASNSGVTPSVDATEAEVNPRGLDLSHSEEQLMAARNKVDEEVTASAAQMSMDNILASDERDSPPPTYQDQKPMDVTGCLMETGHDATGRPYRNMATENEQPEDIVILSEGKENCWETNTEKDSYPKQLHANHKESSEYETHSDKEGNETKHKDVCGFDETDSKLLRENLDIESVETNASIDDDFELCKCNQNRTNIATHQPQVADFQADVAKENEAYDGHASLDCNLVKYDWVRRESGSTEMQVPPLPSSKGSEERVTMGEQEDGSRRIATDIQQGEKLLHRLQLVQLRHDVQMSENPHTQEQAVTRDEERGMFGTEIGNLTGEEEREESRFETLKKEDAKVSLMEKENNEDEDIQTKARTSSSTIPGEPEHQRIARLEPGDSDDNQSDSWVPPDLFPLNSHETSSTEIPFLSTGHRFSAAETSMERQLHEAAQWKQKLQRAGGVFNLAENPDVLEIPFKTHVSLESLPTKVGVSQCNEWQFSEQKMHKEISQDIQRELVLVNQGKIPGGYSKGELRQLKETKLLFEAFQQDNPEGPTRHHKSPTTLRKGHIYPSVLERTRSLEMFSLKTCPVSRAHSLRLYQPATAEKEKSPDSFRSKSPTGGSRDKTRLAPYPKQDKHVRLCRSMDSISNDVSTLAVDTKGKAKEANTNKESSILKQNPFFKLRPALALQPDVEKDIREAKEREEELRRQRRTLYGEKRQNSEDEEKSRSTQTLMQDIRKQSRGKLERVWPPPKKDQMKLEQTEQEPKVHRAGGQKASLWQRWESGLINGKPSKEKK from the exons ATGGAAACAAGAGGCCCTAGACCCAGCCCTCAAATTCTGCTCTCCGACGATGATGGTGGTCTGTGGATGAAGATGGATTCTGACCACGTGAGCAGCCACACTGAGAGTCCGTCAGCAGCCTCTGGTGAAAAGTCGCAAGACGAGAGCACAGTTATCTCTGCTGCTCCCACCTCTATGGTGAGGTACTACAGTGTGATGGATGATGAAGGTGCAGATGATGTCTTCATCCctcaacctcctcctcctcctccatcctgcACAGCTACGTTGCTGCCGGCAGAGGAGAGCACAGGTGCAACAGCGAGTAATTCTGGTGTGACCCCTTCAGTTGACGCAACTGAGGCTGAAGTTAATCCAAGAGGCTTAGACTTGTCTCATAGTGAGGAGCAGTTAATGGCAGCACGGAACAAGGTGGATGAAGAGGTGACTGCAAGTGCAGCGCAGATGTCTATGGACAACATATTAGCATCCGACGAACGAGACTCCCCTCCCCCAACTTATCAAGATCAAAAACCCATGGATGTCACCGGTTGTCTGATGGAAACGGGCCATGATGCCACTGGAAGACCTTATCGGAATATGGCAACAGAGAATGAGCAACCTGAGGATATTGTAATTCTGagtgaaggaaaagaaaactgcTGGGAAAccaacacagagaaagacagtTACCCAAAACAATTACATGCAAACCACAAAGAAAGCTCTGAATATGAGACGCATTCAGACAAAGAAGGAAacgaaacaaaacacaaggacgTTTGTGGTTTTGATGAAACAGACTCAAAACTGTTAAGAGAAAATCTGGATATTGAGAGTGTGGAGACAAATGCCTCAATTGATGATGATTTTGAGCTCTGCAAATGCAACCAAAACAGGACCAATATAGCAACCCATCAGCCGCAAGTTGCCGACTTCCAAGCAGATGTGGCCAAAGAAAATGAAGCATATGATGGCCATGCATCTTTGGACTGTAACCTCGTGAAGTATGACTGGGTGAGGAGAGAAAGTGGCAGCACAGAAATGCAAGTGCCCCCACTTCCCAGCTCCAAAGGTTCTGAAGAAAGGGTGACAATGggagagcaggaagatggaAGCAGGAGAATAGCTACTGATATCCAACAAGGTGAGAAACTGCTTCATCGACTGCAGCTGGTGCAACTACGGCATGATGTGCAAATGTCAGAGAACCCTCATACCCAAGAGCAGGCTGTCACGAGGGATGAAGAAAGGGGTATGTTTGGGACTGAAATAGGGAATCTCACTGGTGAAGAAGAGCGGGAAGAAAGTAGATTTGAAACTCTTAAGAAAGAGGACGCAAAGGTGAGCCTgatggaaaaggaaaacaatgaGGATGAAGACATTCAAACAAAGGCAAGGACATCTTCATCCACAATTCCAGGAGAGCCAGAACATCAGAGGATTGCCAGACTGGAGCCAGGTGACTCCGATGATAATCAGAGTGACAGCTGGGTGCCTCCAGATTTGTTTCCCCTTAACTCTCATGAAACTTCTTCTACTGAAATTCCATTTCTGTCCACTGGACACCGCTTCTCAGCTGCTGAAACTTCCATGGAGAGGCAGCTCCATGAGGCAGCCCAGTGGAAGCAGAAGTTGCAGAGAGCTGGGGGTGTTTTCAATCTTGCAGAGAATCCAGATGTGCTGGAGATTCCCTTCAAGACACATGTCTCTCTTGAGTCACTTCCTACCAAGGTGGGTGTCAGTCAGTGCaatgagtggcagttctctgagcAGAAGATGCATAAAGAGATAAGTCAGGACATTCAGAGAGAACTGGTGCTGGTCAACCAGGGTAAAATCCCAGGGGGGTACAGCAAAGGAGAGCTCCGCCAATTAAAAGAGACAAAACTGCTGTTTGAGGCTTTCCAACAGGACAACCCAGAGGGTCCAACAAGGCACCATAAGTCCCCTACCACTCTGAGGAAAGGTCACATTTACCCTTCAGTGCTGGAGCGCACACGTAGCCTTGAGATGTTTTCCCTCAAAACCTGCCCTGTTTCCAGAGCACATTCCCTCAGGCTGTACCAGCCTGCAACTgctgagaaggaaaaaagtccTGACAGCTTCAGATCAAAGAGCCCAACTGGGGGTTCACGAGACAAAACACGCTTAGCCCCTTAcccaaaacaagacaaacacgTTCGCCTGTGCAGAAGCATGGACTCTATAAGCAATGATGTCTCCACATTAGCTGTGGACACCAAGGGTAAAGCAAAGGAGGCGAACACAAACAAAGAGTCCTCGATCCTCAAACAAAACCCCTTCTTCAAGCTGCGTCCAGCCCTGGCTCTGCAGCCAGATGTAGAGAAGGACATCCGAGAGgccaaagaaagagaagaggagcTGCGCAGACAGAGACGCACTCTGTATGGAGAGAAGAGACAGaacagtgaagatgaagaaaagtcaagaagcacacaaacactcatGCAAG ATATCAGGAAACAGTCTCGGGGGAAACTGGAACGGGTCTGGCCACCTCCTAAAAAGGATCAGATGAAATTGGAGCAGACAGAG CAGGAGCCAAAAGTTCACAGAGCAGGAGGTCAGAAGGCTTCTCTCTGGCAACGCTGGGAGTCGGGCCTGATCAACGGGAAGCCGTCAAAGGAAAAGAAGTGA
- the LOC115784369 gene encoding uncharacterized protein LOC115784369 isoform X2, whose amino-acid sequence MLAVQVERDPKTGATIVRSVAPVSTPAGAPKATAIFDDGRKSIHAISGSVGQPSSEELGQILSVIDGVGMKALLDDVTVTPTKIERDAIVASKGSEKNDLALNTHPSTAKEDSRPLGSSRSDDSKAELSRVRCAVSVGNADDKNMMALRYTTEKVDTVKEQMLEESPVTLVFLGYADATTDLSPSQEDQEGAITVERVIITEDGEEHVLGPEMPAPLYSPLDQVAEQDTRKEFQEEAVQEIPSGGNGAGVKVQAEEGDKELHNESPPSIAEGEGRSKHKICQCCSVM is encoded by the coding sequence ATGCTGGCAGTGCAGGTAGAGAGGGACCCCAAGACAGGTGCCACCATTGTCAGGTCAGTGGCCCCTGTGTCCACACCAGCTGGTGCTCCAAAGGCTACCGCCATCTTTGACGACGGCAGGAAGAGCATCCACGCCATCAGCGGGTCAGTAGGTCAACCCTCGTCTGAAGAGCTCGGGCAGATCTTGAGTGTCATCGATGGGGTCGGGATGAAAGCGCTGCTGGATGATGTCACAGTCACACCAACCAAGATAGAGAGAGATGCTATCGTTGCTAGCAAAGGCTCAGAGAAAAACGACCTGGCTCTTAACACCCATCCCAGCACGGCGAAGGAAGACAGCAGGCCACTGGGCAGCTCTAGAAGCGATGACTCAAAGGCTGAGCTGAGCAGAGTGAGGTGTGCTGTAAGTGTGGGAAATGCAGATGATAAAAACATGATGGCGCTGAGATACACTACAGAAAAAGTAGATACTGTGAAGGAGCAGATGTTGGAGGAAAGTCCTGTAACACTCGTGTTCTTGGGATACGCTGATGCTACAACTGATCTGAGCCCCAGCCAAGAGGACCAGGAAGGCGCGATCACTGTGGAACGAGTGATTATCACGGAGGACGGAGAAGAGCATGTCTTAGGCCCTGAAATGCCTGCTCCACTTTATTCACCATTAGACCAGGTAGCAGAGCAAGACACCAGGAAAGAGTTCCAAGAGGAAGCGGTTCAGGAAATTCCCTCGGGTGGAAATGGAGCAGGAGTCAAAGTCCAGGCAGAGGAAGGTGATAAAGAGTTGCATAATGAATCTCCACCCAGCATAGCAGAGGGAGAAGGCCGTTCCAAGCACAAGATCTGCCAGTGCTGCTCTGTCATGTAA